Proteins found in one Falsirhodobacter algicola genomic segment:
- the dprA gene encoding DNA-processing protein DprA, whose protein sequence is MIDILRLIRSRRVGAVTFHRLLAEHGSARAALEALPEAARASGVERYEICPEGVAMAELQRGKAAGARLICWGDAAYPPALAAIADAPPVLWMRGDADLLARPMVAVVGARNASSLGVRMARKLAFALAEAGQVVASGLARGIDTAAHEAALEGGTLAVLAGGVDVPYPPENAALAERIAEQGCLLSEQPPGTQPQARHFPLRNRIVSGLSHAVVVVEAAARSGSLITAREALEQGREVFAVPGHPFDARAAGCNQLIREGAVLLTQAAELLAATGQPAVNFGARVRRAAPPPPPAAAPPRIPAEGLEAAILDRLGPAPLAEDQLIRDLGLSAASLAPALLSLELEGRVERQSGGMLCRAPH, encoded by the coding sequence ATGATCGACATTCTGCGCCTGATCCGTTCCCGCCGCGTCGGGGCCGTCACCTTCCACCGGCTTCTGGCCGAACACGGCAGCGCGCGCGCCGCGTTGGAGGCGTTGCCGGAGGCCGCCCGCGCCTCGGGGGTGGAGCGGTACGAGATTTGCCCCGAAGGGGTCGCGATGGCCGAATTGCAGCGGGGCAAGGCGGCGGGGGCGCGGCTGATCTGCTGGGGCGATGCGGCCTATCCGCCGGCGCTGGCGGCGATCGCGGATGCGCCGCCGGTGCTGTGGATGCGGGGCGATGCCGATCTGCTGGCGCGGCCGATGGTGGCGGTGGTGGGGGCGCGCAACGCCTCCAGCCTCGGGGTGCGGATGGCGCGCAAGCTGGCCTTTGCCTTGGCCGAGGCGGGGCAGGTCGTCGCCTCGGGGCTGGCGCGCGGCATCGACACCGCCGCCCACGAGGCCGCGCTGGAGGGCGGCACCTTGGCGGTTCTGGCGGGCGGGGTCGATGTGCCCTATCCGCCCGAGAATGCCGCCCTTGCCGAGCGCATCGCCGAGCAGGGCTGCCTGCTGAGCGAGCAGCCCCCCGGCACCCAGCCGCAGGCGCGCCATTTCCCGCTGCGCAATCGCATCGTCTCGGGCCTGTCGCATGCGGTGGTGGTGGTGGAGGCGGCGGCGCGGTCCGGTAGCCTCATCACGGCGCGCGAAGCGTTGGAGCAGGGGCGCGAGGTCTTTGCCGTGCCGGGCCATCCGTTCGATGCACGGGCGGCGGGCTGCAACCAACTGATCCGCGAAGGGGCGGTGCTGCTGACGCAGGCGGCCGAACTTCTGGCCGCCACCGGGCAACCGGCGGTCAATTTCGGGGCCCGGGTGCGGCGCGCCGCACCCCCGCCGCCGCCCGCCGCCGCCCCGCCGCGCATCCCGGCGGAGGGGCTGGAGGCGGCGATCCTCGACCGCCTCGGCCCCGCGCCCTTGGCCGAGGATCAACTGATCCGCGACCTTGGCCTCAGCGCCGCATCGCTGGCCCCGGCGCTTTTGTCGCTGGAGCTGGAGGGGCGGGTCGAACGGCAGTCCGGGGGCATGCTCTGCCGCGCCCCTCATTGA
- a CDS encoding energy-coupling factor ABC transporter ATP-binding protein — translation MDGIVLQGAEVTVQGHRLLQPLTLHLTERRIAVLGRNGAGKTTLLRLLAGLQPASAGTVQVEGADPADRRAMLGAIGILFQNSDHQIIFPTVIEELSFGLRQMGRPDAEETARAALAAEGRADWADRPVSTLSQGQKQYLCLLSILLMAPQTILLDEPFAALDLPTRLRLRRRLADLPQRLITITHDPASVEGCERVLWLEGGAIRADGPPAAVLPDFVAEMERLARA, via the coding sequence ATGGATGGAATCGTGCTTCAGGGTGCAGAGGTGACGGTGCAGGGGCACAGGCTGCTGCAGCCGCTGACCCTGCATCTGACGGAACGGCGCATTGCCGTCCTTGGCCGCAATGGCGCGGGCAAGACGACGCTGCTGCGCCTTCTGGCCGGGCTTCAGCCCGCAAGCGCCGGCACCGTGCAGGTGGAGGGCGCGGACCCCGCCGATCGCCGCGCCATGCTCGGCGCGATCGGGATCCTGTTCCAGAATTCCGACCATCAGATCATCTTCCCGACGGTGATCGAGGAATTGTCCTTCGGGCTGCGCCAGATGGGCCGCCCCGACGCCGAAGAGACCGCCCGCGCCGCACTGGCCGCCGAGGGGCGGGCGGATTGGGCGGATCGCCCGGTCTCCACCCTGTCGCAGGGGCAGAAGCAGTATCTGTGCCTGCTGTCGATCCTGCTGATGGCCCCGCAGACGATCCTGCTAGACGAACCCTTCGCCGCGCTGGACCTGCCGACCCGCCTGCGCCTTCGGCGGCGCCTTGCCGATCTGCCGCAGCGGCTGATCACCATCACCCACGACCCCGCCTCCGTCGAAGGGTGCGAGCGTGTGCTGTGGCTCGAAGGCGGGGCGATCCGCGCCGATGGCCCCCCGGCCGCCGTGCTGCCCGATTTCGTGGCCGAGATGGAGCGGCTGGCCCGCGCATGA